The sequence AATTAAAAACAAGATAATTACCTATAAAAGAAACTGGGTAGGTTAATATCGCTCCAGCATTTCCGAGTAAATAATCTATTGAACCACTCAAGAAAGTATTGCAAGTAGTTATAAAATTTCCAATATTATTTTTCTTCGTTACAAGTCTGTTTCCAATCATCGAAAAACTGGTATTAATAATAGAAACATAACCTAATAGAAACATATAATTTTTTCCATTGAAAGAAAAATTATAAACTGTTTTATGATACCCTAGGACTATAGAAGCTGTTATTACTATGATTAAACCAATAATATCTAGATAAGTACTATTTGTTATTGATTTAATTTGTGTTGTAAGCGCATTGGAAATTTTCAGTTTAAAAATCATTATTCCTTAGTAAAGTTAAATTTTGCCCCACCTTGATGCAAAATTAGACTTTTTTCTTGAAAGACGATTTGAATTCCAGCAGGAGAATATATAAAAGTTTTCTCGTCTTTAAAAGTTAGTGGAAATGCACTTTGTCCTGTTGCTTGCGCGAAAAAATCACCTTCTTTTTCAAAAATAGTTAATTTTAAAGCAATGTCATTGGAAGAATAGGTTCCAATGTGTTTAGAAATTAATGCTTTATCTATTTTTTTGAAATTTGGAAAAGGAAAAGGAATTTTATAATAAATACTTAAAATACCAATCATAATGTCGTTTGTATTGTAGTTATCGCCATTAACAATAAGAGAAATACTAATTTTTTCTGTCGGATAATAGCCTATGTTAGATCTGAAACTCTCTATTCCTCCAGTATGTCCATAAAACCGTCTTTCTCCAAACGGAAATTGAATCAAAGCTTTACCATAGCTGTCTTTTAGTGTTTTCATAGCTTCTAGAGAGCTTTGCTTAATTAGCTTTCCATCAAATAAGGCATAGATAAATTTTGTTAAATCAGAGGGAGTAGAAACTAACGCACCAGCAGAATATGCAATCTCGTTTTTCCATTCTTCCGTTTTTTTCCATTGGTTATCATTAAAAAGAAAAGAATAGCTTTCGTTATTAGAAATCTGTACCCCATTTGAAGGATAAAACGTGTTTTTCAATCCAATTTTTGAAACAATTCTTTTTTCTATATTTTCAGCAAAAGATTTTTTAGTGATTTGTTCAATAATTCCACCAAGGAGATAATAATTAGAATTACTATACGCATATTTTGAATTTGGTTCAAAATTAGATTCATAATTGCTTATTTTAGTATAAATAGCTTCTTTCAAATCTGGAGCATTCAATTCTGCTTTTGTAATAGAATCCTGGTTGATATAATCAGGAATACCAGTTCTTTGGTGTAATAAATGGTCTATAGTTATTTTGTCTGCATTCTTTACATTAGGAAAATAAGAAGTTAGTTTAGTGGCTAACGACAATTTCTTTTCTTCTACAAGCTGCATAATTATTACCGCAGTAAATGTTTTTGTAATAGATCCAATTTTATATTTGGTTTCACTATTTGCTTTAGTCCTGCTCTTCGTGTCGCTATAACCATAGGCTTTAGAAAAGACAATTTTGTTTCCTTCTTGAATCGCCAACGACCCCATGAATTTATTGTTTTTTTCTAAATGACTTAAAAGGCTATCAATTCTTTGTAGTCTTGGTTCTACTTGAGCAGAAACTGTAATTCCAAAATAAAGGAATGAAAGTAAAAGAAGTTTTTTCATGGTTTAAAATTACTTGTTTTGAATATATTAGACAATGAAATTGATTATTTGTTACGAGTGATTAATTATTTTTTTTTTTTTT is a genomic window of Flavobacterium jumunjinense containing:
- a CDS encoding serine hydrolase domain-containing protein codes for the protein MKKLLLLSFLYFGITVSAQVEPRLQRIDSLLSHLEKNNKFMGSLAIQEGNKIVFSKAYGYSDTKSRTKANSETKYKIGSITKTFTAVIIMQLVEEKKLSLATKLTSYFPNVKNADKITIDHLLHQRTGIPDYINQDSITKAELNAPDLKEAIYTKISNYESNFEPNSKYAYSNSNYYLLGGIIEQITKKSFAENIEKRIVSKIGLKNTFYPSNGVQISNNESYSFLFNDNQWKKTEEWKNEIAYSAGALVSTPSDLTKFIYALFDGKLIKQSSLEAMKTLKDSYGKALIQFPFGERRFYGHTGGIESFRSNIGYYPTEKISISLIVNGDNYNTNDIMIGILSIYYKIPFPFPNFKKIDKALISKHIGTYSSNDIALKLTIFEKEGDFFAQATGQSAFPLTFKDEKTFIYSPAGIQIVFQEKSLILHQGGAKFNFTKE
- a CDS encoding nicotinamide mononucleotide transporter family protein, with translation MIFKLKISNALTTQIKSITNSTYLDIIGLIIVITASIVLGYHKTVYNFSFNGKNYMFLLGYVSIINTSFSMIGNRLVTKKNNIGNFITTCNTFLSGSIDYLLGNAGAILTYPVSFIGNYLVFNSWKKSKVLRKIDFIFYRNIILGFFFSFLLNYIAFKYLSTNTIDWKLYFAISIPAGLTFGGTFNTARMYPDNWFLWQFYNLTKIIQNLLLLNIANTAKYIFYFFNAIIGYITWNDDQKKQL